The Flavobacterium jumunjinense genome includes a region encoding these proteins:
- a CDS encoding tyrosinase family protein yields MKKVILLLATILMTGMSYSQNKSNIKYVRLNASSPEAQADLEAMNVAFKKMREMGCENGLAWYYQGAMHNIPGTINGKNVLCPEYQNSDDKLWAWGDCTHNGSQNAKLHFLLWHRMYIWYLEKIVRDLSGKADFALPYWNYGQNNTMPSLLSNKQTSLYEQARYSVLNNGQPIPTENVNDIEEAINELKTNPSFAGDAGFSRSLEGSPHGYMHDLIGGTYANPSETFFNEIYQLDDYSGLMANVPSAGFDPVFWLHHSMVDRIWESWEATSYGQRPTLAELEKYPWQYEFIAPNGDRVTYTVAQMYDVVFNLDYRYDNLLYTDGDMVLASNEKATMNKASFQDPKKKIIWEQKIDRTLGDAIFVHKVASKFSKNTNKAFKSEANTNVVLNLDVVVYKEPKDYYKVYLRYPGEEDQYVGTMTFFGVAHDHGTGENHTIGENGVKLNYSYYVSDDLLDTDKNFEVIIKKNGSGDVNVTLEKISMVKLN; encoded by the coding sequence ATGAAAAAAGTAATTCTTTTATTAGCAACGATTTTGATGACAGGCATGAGCTATAGTCAAAACAAAAGTAACATCAAGTATGTACGATTAAATGCTTCTTCACCAGAAGCACAAGCCGATTTGGAAGCAATGAATGTAGCTTTCAAGAAAATGCGAGAAATGGGCTGTGAGAATGGTTTAGCGTGGTATTATCAGGGAGCAATGCATAATATTCCTGGAACCATTAATGGGAAAAATGTACTTTGTCCAGAATATCAGAACAGTGACGATAAATTATGGGCTTGGGGAGATTGTACACATAACGGTTCTCAAAATGCAAAATTACATTTTCTGCTTTGGCACAGAATGTACATTTGGTATTTAGAAAAAATTGTTAGAGATTTATCTGGGAAAGCTGATTTTGCACTTCCTTATTGGAATTATGGACAAAACAACACAATGCCAAGTTTATTAAGTAATAAACAAACCTCTTTGTATGAACAAGCACGATATAGTGTACTTAATAATGGGCAACCCATTCCTACTGAAAATGTGAATGATATTGAAGAGGCTATTAATGAATTAAAGACCAATCCTTCTTTTGCAGGAGATGCTGGTTTTAGTAGAAGTTTAGAAGGTTCGCCTCATGGTTATATGCATGATCTAATTGGAGGAACATATGCTAATCCAAGTGAAACTTTTTTTAATGAAATTTATCAATTAGATGATTATTCAGGTTTAATGGCAAACGTACCTTCTGCTGGTTTTGACCCTGTTTTTTGGTTACATCACAGTATGGTGGATCGTATTTGGGAATCTTGGGAAGCTACTTCTTATGGACAAAGACCTACTTTAGCTGAATTAGAAAAATATCCTTGGCAATATGAATTTATTGCTCCTAATGGAGACAGAGTGACTTATACTGTAGCACAAATGTATGATGTTGTTTTTAATTTAGATTATCGTTATGATAATTTACTTTATACAGATGGAGATATGGTGTTGGCTTCTAATGAAAAAGCAACTATGAATAAAGCCTCTTTTCAAGATCCAAAAAAGAAAATTATTTGGGAACAAAAAATAGATAGAACACTTGGAGACGCTATTTTCGTTCATAAAGTAGCAAGTAAATTCTCTAAAAACACGAATAAAGCATTTAAAAGTGAAGCCAATACAAATGTGGTTTTAAACTTAGATGTAGTAGTATATAAAGAACCAAAAGATTATTATAAAGTTTATCTTCGTTATCCTGGAGAAGAGGATCAATACGTTGGAACAATGACATTCTTTGGTGTGGCTCACGATCATGGAACGGGAGAGAATCATACGATTGGAGAGAATGGTGTAAAACTGAATTACTCTTATTATGTATCGGACGATTTATTAGACACTGATAAAAATTTTGAAGTAATCATCAAGAAAAATGGTTCAGGAGATGTGAATGTTACCTTAGAGAAAATTAGTATGGTAAAGCTTAATTAA
- a CDS encoding DMP19 family protein encodes MKNTNEILQLTDEIEIIEAIGTNVWNKKQESDNLTPAETTFVLIDIFEGAMNEGGFHYFFNGETGSFAREIVNAYKDIAAPKTANIIAKAIGLFGVNNYSEDTVKRQNAINKLDEKAISGWEDLDELFFNDEQEEDIVALIVAYIRNNPTAFN; translated from the coding sequence ATGAAAAATACTAATGAAATACTTCAACTTACTGACGAAATCGAAATTATTGAAGCTATTGGAACTAACGTTTGGAACAAAAAACAAGAAAGCGATAATCTTACTCCTGCCGAAACTACATTTGTCCTTATCGATATTTTTGAAGGTGCTATGAATGAAGGTGGATTTCACTATTTCTTTAATGGAGAAACAGGAAGCTTTGCTAGAGAAATAGTAAACGCTTATAAAGATATAGCCGCACCAAAAACTGCAAATATTATTGCAAAAGCGATTGGATTATTTGGCGTAAATAATTATTCAGAAGATACTGTAAAAAGACAAAATGCTATTAATAAACTAGACGAAAAAGCGATTTCTGGTTGGGAAGATTTAGATGAACTTTTCTTTAACGATGAGCAAGAAGAAGACATTGTTGCTTTAATTGTTGCTTATATACGAAACAATCCAACAGCATTTAATTAA
- a CDS encoding M28 family peptidase, whose product MKNKLHLTTLLLLFINGLSGQSFIQAYADIANQVSQSNVTNNLTEFEALGVKRRGTQPLEDTYTWLRNKYLGFGYTAAQLQEDTFTNGSFTCKNLIVTKVGTLYPDTFVIICGHYDSLNGTGTNDNGSGVNTILEVARLLQNVSTEYSIKFINFSGEEDGLVGSNHYVNTVVNGTVPKMDIKLVFNIDQVGGVAGMTNNTITCERDTGTPTTNNAASNTITNELITCVGLYSPLNTNLSYAYSSDYMPFENNDEVITGFYETNETTHGHSATDLLVNMDPVYNYNVAKAATGAMLHFAVAPTTLNDESFTTFNEISFFPNPVKDYLTINLGTNPEANYLLKLNDIQGKEVYSNTFLGTQQLVSLNLDTLSKGMYVATLSSDKTIVRKKIIME is encoded by the coding sequence ATGAAAAACAAATTACACTTAACTACGCTATTACTATTATTTATAAACGGTTTGTCTGGACAGAGTTTTATTCAGGCTTATGCAGATATTGCAAACCAAGTTTCTCAATCGAATGTTACTAATAATTTAACAGAATTTGAAGCTTTAGGCGTGAAAAGAAGAGGAACACAACCTTTGGAAGATACCTATACTTGGTTGCGAAATAAATACCTTGGTTTTGGTTATACTGCAGCTCAATTGCAAGAAGATACTTTTACAAACGGAAGTTTTACGTGTAAAAATTTAATTGTTACGAAAGTAGGGACACTTTACCCAGATACTTTTGTTATTATTTGTGGACATTATGATTCTTTAAATGGTACAGGTACAAATGATAACGGTAGTGGTGTAAATACGATTCTTGAAGTTGCGCGCTTATTACAAAATGTATCAACAGAATATTCTATTAAATTCATTAATTTTAGTGGTGAAGAAGATGGACTTGTTGGAAGTAATCATTATGTGAATACTGTGGTGAATGGAACGGTTCCTAAAATGGATATAAAATTAGTTTTTAATATTGATCAAGTGGGAGGTGTTGCTGGAATGACAAACAACACAATTACTTGCGAACGCGATACGGGTACACCAACAACTAATAATGCAGCTTCTAACACAATTACAAATGAATTAATTACTTGTGTTGGGCTTTATTCTCCTTTAAATACCAATCTTTCCTATGCGTATTCTTCAGATTATATGCCATTTGAAAATAATGATGAAGTGATTACAGGTTTTTATGAAACGAATGAAACCACGCACGGTCATTCGGCTACTGATTTGTTAGTGAATATGGATCCTGTTTATAACTATAATGTTGCAAAAGCAGCTACAGGCGCAATGTTGCATTTTGCAGTTGCTCCGACTACTTTAAATGATGAAAGCTTTACTACCTTCAATGAAATTAGTTTTTTTCCAAATCCTGTTAAAGATTATTTAACAATTAACTTAGGAACAAACCCGGAAGCTAATTATTTGTTGAAATTAAACGATATTCAAGGAAAAGAGGTCTATTCGAATACTTTTTTAGGAACACAACAGTTAGTATCTCTTAACTTAGATACTTTATCAAAAGGCATGTATGTTGCTACTTTAAGTTCGGATAAAACTATTGTGAGAAAGAAAATTATTATGGAATAG
- a CDS encoding cysteine hydrolase family protein codes for MKLREKNTALLLIDVQKAFLEEEYWGGNRNNKNAEIVCGSILKQWRTLNLPIFHIRHSSTNLNSKLYKTNPGFQFNEHVLPLENEPIITKNVNSAFIGTDLKEQLDQLNCTSLVIVGITTNHCVSTSTRMAGNFGYETYLISDATATFDRVGINGEKYDSELIHLTTLANLNEEFATVWDFEKLMQEV; via the coding sequence ATGAAACTAAGAGAGAAAAATACTGCCTTACTTTTAATTGATGTACAAAAAGCCTTTTTAGAAGAAGAATATTGGGGCGGAAATAGAAATAATAAAAATGCAGAAATTGTTTGTGGATCAATATTAAAGCAATGGAGAACACTCAATTTACCAATATTTCACATCAGGCATAGTTCTACCAATCTAAATTCTAAGCTCTATAAAACCAATCCTGGTTTTCAATTTAATGAACATGTATTACCGCTTGAAAACGAACCAATTATTACAAAAAATGTAAATAGTGCTTTTATAGGAACCGATTTGAAAGAGCAATTAGACCAATTAAATTGTACTTCTTTAGTAATTGTTGGTATAACAACGAATCATTGTGTCTCTACTTCTACTCGTATGGCTGGTAATTTTGGCTATGAAACTTATTTAATTTCTGACGCTACAGCAACTTTTGACAGAGTTGGAATTAATGGAGAAAAATATGACTCAGAATTAATCCATTTAACAACTCTTGCTAACTTAAATGAGGAATTTGCAACAGTTTGGGATTTCGAAAAGCTAATGCAAGAGGTATAA
- a CDS encoding Crp/Fnr family transcriptional regulator, whose translation MKDHLLKYGNFNKEEVNAILSHFETKEYKKKEFLLQTGHISNQEYFIIKGCIRCFVIDYNGKEHNILFGTENHWIGDLQSFIQENEATYNIQALENTTVLTISKEKWNHLLETYPSFSRYSITLYQNAFIKQQQRIIESFTLTAEQRFQNLITKFPHLLQRISQKHIASYLGITPEFLSLLRKK comes from the coding sequence TTGAAAGATCACCTATTAAAATATGGCAATTTCAATAAAGAAGAGGTAAATGCAATCCTTTCTCATTTTGAAACAAAAGAATATAAAAAGAAAGAGTTCTTACTACAAACTGGACATATTTCTAATCAAGAATACTTTATTATTAAAGGATGTATTCGTTGTTTTGTCATTGATTATAATGGAAAAGAACATAATATTCTATTTGGTACCGAAAATCACTGGATTGGTGATTTGCAAAGCTTTATTCAAGAAAACGAAGCTACTTATAATATACAAGCACTCGAAAACACTACCGTTCTAACTATTAGTAAAGAAAAATGGAATCATTTATTAGAAACATATCCCTCTTTTTCTAGATATTCTATTACGCTCTATCAAAATGCTTTTATTAAACAACAACAACGTATTATTGAATCGTTTACATTAACGGCAGAACAACGTTTTCAAAATTTAATTACAAAGTTCCCTCATTTACTGCAACGAATTTCTCAAAAACATATTGCTAGTTATTTAGGTATTACCCCTGAATTTCTTAGCTTACTTCGCAAAAAATAA
- a CDS encoding thiamine diphosphokinase, with the protein MSSHHIVRDDQEPALIIANGLACNEELLGQLLEWSPLVIVLDSAIERVLELGIKIDVLLGDFDRGFDAEYYKNSQYPIEIVHTPDQDKTDLEKAFEYLIKRGIPAVNIVWATGKRADHTITNITNIVQYRNQLKIVILDDHSKIFLLPTKFEKWYPKETPLSIIPIGEVSGIYSKNLYYPLENDTLTIGYRTGSSNHVAEDGIVMIEHLKGDLLLMECWD; encoded by the coding sequence ATGTCTTCACACCATATTGTTCGAGACGACCAAGAACCTGCTTTAATTATTGCAAACGGATTAGCTTGTAATGAAGAACTATTAGGGCAACTATTAGAATGGTCTCCGTTAGTAATTGTTTTAGATTCAGCAATAGAACGTGTTTTAGAATTAGGAATAAAAATTGATGTCCTTTTAGGTGATTTCGACAGAGGTTTTGATGCTGAATATTATAAAAACAGTCAATACCCTATAGAAATTGTTCACACACCAGATCAAGACAAAACCGATCTCGAAAAAGCATTTGAATACCTCATTAAAAGAGGAATACCTGCTGTTAATATTGTCTGGGCAACAGGAAAAAGAGCCGATCATACAATTACCAATATTACCAATATTGTACAATATAGAAATCAATTAAAAATTGTAATTCTAGACGATCATTCTAAAATTTTTCTTCTACCAACTAAGTTTGAAAAATGGTATCCAAAAGAAACACCTTTATCCATTATACCAATTGGAGAAGTTTCTGGTATCTATTCCAAAAACCTATATTATCCTTTAGAAAACGACACTTTAACAATTGGTTACAGAACGGGAAGTAGTAATCATGTAGCAGAAGACGGAATTGTAATGATAGAACATCTAAAAGGAGATTTACTATTAATGGAATGTTGGGATTAA
- a CDS encoding multidrug effflux MFS transporter: MQIVLKKKTSELEFIALMAFLMANVALSIDSILPCLSAIGNAIGNSKNSDLQQIITMIFLGLGIGQLFFGTISDSLGRKPSVLIGVLIFLFSSFICIYAQSLEMMLFGRVLQGIGLSAPRIICISIIRDLYKGNQMARIMSFISVIFISVPMVAPILGQFILKMYNWQSVFYFQVLFSFIVLVWFFIRQEETLIASMKIKLTKNLFINGTKEFFRYKDSVVFTLISGCMTGGFMVFLSSSKQIFQDQYGLIDEFAYIFAGISFFLGVATFLNGSLVVKLGMKKLSTKALYLFSFSALAYLVLFYNTQNPPIYILLSFMGIQFLSLGFIFGNVTALAMQPIGHIAGIGASLRGFISTIIAVPFAIIVGLFIDKTAIPLFLGFLSCGLISLFLLRFLPKVD, from the coding sequence ATGCAAATTGTATTAAAAAAGAAAACATCAGAATTAGAATTCATTGCTTTAATGGCTTTTTTAATGGCCAATGTTGCCTTATCTATAGATTCTATTCTACCTTGTCTATCTGCTATCGGCAATGCGATTGGCAATTCGAAAAATAGCGATTTACAACAAATCATTACCATGATATTTCTAGGGTTAGGAATTGGTCAATTATTTTTCGGAACTATTTCGGATAGTTTAGGAAGAAAACCTAGTGTATTGATAGGTGTTTTAATCTTCCTCTTTTCTAGTTTCATTTGTATTTATGCACAGTCGTTAGAAATGATGTTGTTTGGTAGAGTTCTGCAAGGGATTGGACTTTCTGCTCCAAGAATTATTTGTATTTCTATTATTCGCGATTTATATAAAGGCAACCAAATGGCAAGAATAATGTCTTTCATTTCTGTAATTTTTATATCAGTTCCAATGGTTGCTCCTATTTTGGGACAATTTATTTTAAAAATGTACAATTGGCAGTCCGTTTTCTATTTTCAAGTCCTATTTTCATTTATTGTTTTAGTTTGGTTTTTTATCAGACAAGAGGAAACATTAATAGCATCAATGAAAATTAAACTGACTAAAAATCTTTTTATAAATGGTACAAAAGAGTTTTTTAGGTATAAAGACAGTGTCGTTTTTACTTTAATTTCTGGATGTATGACAGGTGGTTTTATGGTTTTCTTAAGCAGCTCAAAACAAATTTTTCAAGACCAGTACGGACTTATAGATGAGTTTGCCTATATTTTTGCAGGAATCTCATTTTTTTTAGGAGTGGCTACATTTCTAAATGGTTCATTAGTCGTGAAATTAGGAATGAAAAAACTGTCTACAAAAGCCTTATATCTGTTTAGCTTTTCTGCTTTAGCATATTTGGTTCTCTTTTATAATACTCAAAATCCTCCTATCTATATTCTACTTTCTTTTATGGGTATTCAATTTTTATCATTAGGATTTATCTTTGGTAATGTAACCGCTCTTGCTATGCAACCTATTGGTCATATTGCAGGAATTGGAGCTTCATTAAGAGGATTTATCTCTACAATTATTGCCGTTCCATTTGCTATAATTGTGGGGTTATTTATCGATAAAACAGCTATTCCTTTATTCTTAGGTTTTTTATCTTGTGGACTAATCTCTTTATTTCTTTTACGTTTTTTACCAAAAGTAGATTAA
- the uvrB gene encoding excinuclease ABC subunit UvrB, with amino-acid sequence MKFQVVSEYVPTGDQPQAIEKLAKGIVDGEKYQTLLGVTGSGKTFTVANMIQEVQKPTLILAHNKTLAAQLYSEFKQFFPNNSVQYFVSYYDYYQPEAFIPVTGTYIEKDLSINEELEKLRLSTTSALLSGRRDIVVISSVSCLYGIGNPVEFQKNVISIERDQVISRTKLLHKLVQSLYARTEAEFTPGTFRIKGDTVEIFPSYADDPFRVHFFGDEIEEIEAFDPRTAQVIEKYEKLNVYPANMFVTSPDVLQQAIWAIQQDMVKQVEYFREIGKHLEAKRLEERTNFDLEMIRELGYCSGIENYSRYLDGREAGTRPFCLLDYFPDDFLMVVDESHVTISQVHAMYGGDRSRKENLVEYGFRLPAAMDNRPLKFEEFEALQNQVVYVSATPADYELEKCEGIYVEQIIRPTGLLDPIIEIRPSENQIDDLIEEIQLRCEVDERVLITTLTKRMAEELTKYLTKVAIRCRYIHSDVDTLERVQIMQDLRKGLFDVLIGVNLLREGLDLPEVSLVAILDADKEGFLRSHRSLTQTVGRAARNVNGKAIMYADKITKSMQKTIDETTYRREKQTAYNTKHGLEPKALNKSLGNALSNNSVSTQYYDNLEYKAAEPESEYLSKPEIEKKIREKRKAMEKAAKELDFMQAARLRDEIKALQEKI; translated from the coding sequence ATGAAGTTCCAAGTAGTATCCGAATACGTTCCAACAGGAGATCAGCCGCAAGCCATTGAAAAATTAGCAAAAGGAATTGTTGATGGAGAAAAATACCAAACATTATTAGGAGTAACTGGTTCAGGAAAAACATTTACTGTTGCTAATATGATACAAGAAGTACAAAAACCTACTTTAATATTAGCACATAATAAAACATTAGCTGCACAGTTATATTCCGAATTCAAACAATTTTTCCCTAATAATTCTGTACAATATTTTGTTTCTTATTACGATTATTATCAGCCCGAAGCCTTTATTCCTGTTACAGGAACTTATATAGAAAAAGACCTTTCCATTAATGAAGAACTTGAAAAACTTCGATTAAGTACTACTTCTGCCCTACTTTCAGGACGAAGAGATATTGTTGTTATTTCCTCTGTTTCTTGCCTCTATGGTATAGGAAATCCCGTAGAGTTTCAGAAAAATGTTATTTCCATCGAACGAGATCAAGTCATATCTAGAACCAAACTACTCCACAAATTAGTACAAAGTCTCTATGCTAGAACCGAAGCAGAATTTACACCAGGAACCTTTAGAATTAAAGGTGATACGGTTGAAATTTTCCCAAGTTATGCAGACGATCCTTTTAGAGTACATTTTTTTGGAGACGAAATAGAAGAAATAGAAGCTTTCGATCCAAGAACGGCTCAAGTGATAGAAAAATACGAAAAACTAAACGTCTATCCTGCAAACATGTTTGTAACGTCTCCAGATGTATTACAACAAGCAATTTGGGCTATTCAACAAGACATGGTGAAACAAGTTGAATATTTTAGAGAGATTGGAAAACACTTAGAAGCTAAACGATTGGAAGAACGTACCAATTTCGATTTAGAAATGATACGCGAACTTGGGTATTGTTCAGGGATAGAAAACTATTCTCGCTATTTGGACGGTAGAGAAGCAGGTACAAGACCATTCTGTTTACTCGATTACTTTCCAGATGATTTTTTAATGGTTGTCGATGAAAGTCACGTTACCATTTCACAAGTACATGCCATGTATGGAGGAGATCGAAGTAGAAAAGAAAACCTAGTAGAATATGGTTTCCGATTACCTGCTGCAATGGACAATAGACCTTTAAAGTTTGAAGAGTTTGAAGCCTTGCAAAATCAGGTTGTTTATGTTTCTGCAACACCAGCCGATTATGAACTAGAAAAATGTGAAGGAATTTATGTAGAACAAATTATTCGACCTACAGGACTACTCGATCCTATTATAGAAATACGCCCAAGCGAAAATCAAATAGACGATTTAATTGAAGAAATACAATTGCGTTGTGAAGTTGATGAACGCGTGCTAATTACTACACTTACAAAAAGAATGGCAGAAGAACTAACAAAGTACCTTACTAAAGTAGCCATTCGTTGTCGTTATATTCATTCTGATGTGGACACGTTAGAACGAGTACAAATTATGCAAGATCTTCGAAAAGGACTCTTTGATGTACTAATTGGTGTTAATCTACTTCGTGAAGGCTTGGATTTACCAGAAGTTTCTCTTGTAGCCATTCTCGATGCCGACAAAGAAGGTTTTTTACGTAGTCATCGCTCCTTAACACAAACTGTAGGACGTGCTGCCCGAAACGTAAATGGAAAAGCCATTATGTATGCCGATAAAATAACAAAAAGTATGCAAAAAACCATCGACGAAACTACTTATCGACGTGAGAAACAAACGGCATACAATACCAAACACGGACTAGAACCTAAGGCTTTAAACAAAAGTCTAGGAAATGCGCTTAGTAACAATTCGGTTTCAACACAATACTATGACAATTTAGAATACAAAGCAGCAGAGCCAGAAAGTGAATACTTAAGTAAACCCGAAATAGAGAAAAAAATACGCGAAAAACGCAAAGCCATGGAAAAAGCAGCCAAAGAACTCGATTTCATGCAGGCAGCAAGACTTAGAGACGAAATTAAAGCATTACAAGAAAAGATATAA